One genomic segment of Esox lucius isolate fEsoLuc1 chromosome 15, fEsoLuc1.pri, whole genome shotgun sequence includes these proteins:
- the asmt2 gene encoding acetylserotonin O-methyltransferase 2, with protein MAEHLSQSELDYPFKLLEYFNGFRVSKVIFSACELGVFDHLLKSQKPLPAAHVAQELGTSVDGMERLLDVLVGVNILEVELIDGKACYSSTDVASLYLAKGSAKSLHDMIIYQSQTIYPLWNNMVDAVREGKNQNEKTFGISPEEIFQAIYRSEEEMLKFMGLMNSTWVLDGQDVVTAFNLSCFKSIVDLGGCSGALARELSKAYPSSIVTVLDLPKVIQIARQHFSEQDDAIVFQEGDFFDGDIPPADLFILARILHDWEENKCLQLLKKIHTCCQPGGGVLLVEALLFENHRGPVMAQIFSLNMLVQTEGKEHPPSQYSNMLSSAGFQNIQVCRTGKSYAQINLSGC; from the exons ATGGCAGAACATCTGTCCCAGAGTGAACTGGACTATCCCTTTAAACTTCTGGAGTATTTCAATGGATTCAGAGTTTCAAAG GTAATCTTCTCCGCCTGTGAGTTGGGTGTGTTTGACCACCTGCTGAAATCCCAGAAGCCCCTGCCTGCAGCGCATGTGGCCCAGGAGCTAGGCACGAGCGTGGATGGGATGGAACGCCTTCTGGATGTGCTAGTGGGTGTCAACATCCTGGAGGTGGAGCTTATAGATGGAAAAG CGTGTTACAGCAGCACTGATGTGGCCAGCCTCTACCTGGCTAAAGGCAGTGCTAAGTCTCTGCATGATATGATCATCTACCAATCACAGACCATCTACCCACTGTGGAACAACATGGTGGATGCTGTCAG agagggaaaaaacCAAAATGAGAAAACCTTTGGGATCTCTCCTGAAGAAATCTTTCAAGCGATCTACAG GTCAGAGGAGGAGATGCTGAAGTTTATGGGTCTGATGAACTCAACCTGGGTCCTAGATGGTCAGGATGTCGTAACAGCCTTCAACCTCTCCTGCTTTAAGTCCATAGTGGACCTCGGGG GTTGTTCAGGGGCTCTGGCCAGGGAGCTGTCTAAGGCCTACCCCTCCTCCATAGTCACTGTGCTGGACCTTCCTAAAGTCATCCAAATCGCCAGACAACACTTCAGTGAGCAGGACGACGCCATCGTGTTTCAGGAGG gAGATTTTTTTGATGGAGACATCCCTCCAGCTGATCTGTTCATCCTGGCCAGAATCCTTCATGACTGGGAGGAAAACAAATGTCTTCAGCTGCTGAAGAAGATCCACACTTGTTGTCAACCAG GCGGTGGTGTTCTGTTAGTGGAAGCTCTGCTATTTGAGAACCATCGAGGTCCAGTCATGGCCCAGATCTTTTCCCTCAACATGCTAGTCCAGACAGAGGGAAAGGAACATCCTCCATCTCAGTACTCTAACATGCTGTCCTCCGCTGGCTTCCAAAACATCCAGGTCTGTCGCACTGGGAAGTCCTACGCTCAAATAAACCTGTCAGGCTGTTGA